Proteins from a single region of Drosophila biarmipes strain raj3 chromosome 3R, RU_DBia_V1.1, whole genome shotgun sequence:
- the LOC108031864 gene encoding uncharacterized protein LOC108031864 isoform X3 produces MQRRLKNAAELRRLQALKALFKKVVRMVSFNDPWKESDYDPRISVNLPRNVSNRVRTKRKSGFLTAADKSLIRTPHAIRTVPERMKLCKMFAKFRCLTHFSPKIRARLVPVVRFVTVDAGRKLIRQSDVPITVFFILTGEVHMFRNEVGQEGGKVLQSILGVGDMIGDVELLEGIKRTHTFKTASYCELLVLFDYDFAPILGPHMTKVWDEKKRALKALDYFDFLDNDQIVEACRFGRLKQFNPLDTIFCEDTGSMTNVHFVLSGECLILQCLNMKVGLKKGKKIFELMPASDGDVSKMFRKGVRSTFSTQTKIKSVDASKIGLDLVESSSSSLKENGPINALNRPMKKCMRIFGKCSSMKMRSNQVHLLPRIWT; encoded by the exons ATGCAAAGGCGCTTGAAGAATGCAGCTGAGCTTAGAAGGCTTCAGGCCCTGAAGGCCTTGTTCAAGAAAGTGGTTCGCATGGTGAGCTTTAATGATCCGTGGAAGGAAAGCGATTACGACCCAAGGATTTCAGTAAACCTTCCGAGAAATGTATCCAACCGAGTGCGGACCAAGCGAAAGTCGGGTTTCCTCACTGCAGCG GACAAGTCCTTAATTCGAACGCCGCACGCCATTCGTACAGTTCCGGAAAGAATGAAGTTGTGTAAGATGTTTGCTAAGTTTAGGTGCCTGACTCATTTTTCTCCA AAAATCCGAGCTCGCTTAGTGCCTGTGGTACGCTTTGTAACTGTTGATGCTGGTCGAAAGCTCATAAGACAATCGGATGTTCCCATTACAGTGTTTTTTATACTAACAGGCGAAGTACATATGTTTCGAAACGAAGTTGGACAG GAAGGAGGCAAAGTGCTTCAGAGCATTTTGGGTGTTGGCGATATGATCGGGGATGTGGAGCTACTAGAGGGCATCAAACGAACGCACACCTTTAAAACCGCAT CCTACTGCGAACTCCTGGTGCTGTTCGACTATGACTTTGCGCCGATTCTGGGGCCCCACATGACGAAGGTTTGGGACGAGAAGAAGCGGGCCCTCAAGGCGCTGGACTACTTCGACTTCCTCGACAATGACCAG ATCGTGGAAGCCTGTCGATTCGGGAGGCTAAAGCAATTTAATCCGCTAGATACCATATTCTGTGAGGACACAGGATCTATGACAAATGTGCATTTTGTGCTCAGTGGAGAGTGTCTGATACTCCAGTGCCTCAACATGAAG GTTGGTctgaaaaagggaaaaaagaTTTTCGAGCTAATGCCAGCGAGCGATGGAGATGTGTCAAAAATGTTCAGGAAAGGAGTGAGATCCACCTTTTCCACgcaaaccaaaataaaatcagtgGACGCCTCAAAAATAGGTCTTGACCTGGTGGAAAGTTCCAGTAGCAGTTTGAAGGAAAATGGACCTATTAATGCACTCAACCGCCCC ATGAAGAAGTGTATGAGGATTTTTGGGAAATGTTCGAGTATGAAGATGAGATCGAATCAAGTTCATCTACTTCCGAGGATTTGGACATAA